Sequence from the Thermocoleostomius sinensis A174 genome:
CAAGTGATGATCACTTTACTAGCACGTTCTTACGCAAACGAACGCGATCTACAACCAATCGCTGATTTATTGAACACATGCGAGGCGATCGATCGCGAAGAAAATTATTACTCCACAATAGAATTGCAACAACAAGTTACAAGCCCAGATTGCAACCCCGATCGTGACCTGCGGTTGTGGTATGACAACAGCGGACAACTGATTGCATTTGGACAATTGTGGATTCCTTCCAGTGCACTTAATACAGCCGGACAGGTAGATAGTTCGTTGTGGTTTCGCGTCCATCCTGACTTTCGCTGCCAAGGATTAGAAGCTGAAATCATCACTTGGGCAGAAGCGGTACTGCGGGACGTGGCGGCGGACGGTGTGCCACTGAAACTCCTAACTCCCTGTCGATCGCAGCAGCAACATTCCCGAACCCTGCTGGAACAGCACGGATTCACAATCGAGCGGCAATTTTCGCGCATGAGGCGATCGTTGCATGAGCCAATTCCGCTGCTGCAACTGCCCAATGGCTTTACGCTGAAAACGGGCACTGAGTTTGACTTTGCTGCTTGGGTGGAAATGTTTAACCAAACCTTCGTAGATCATTGGAATTTTCATCCCTTGACGATCGAAGAATTCAAGCACGAGATTTTGAACGATCCCCGTTATCGTCCTGACCTAGATTTAGCGGCTGTAGCGGCTGATGGAACCTATGCCGCCTTTTGCTATGGCTGGATTGACCCTGAAACCAACCAGCAACAAAATCGCCTAGAGGGGCACATCAGCGCACTGGGAACTCGACGAGAGTTCCGTCGCTTGGGGTTGGGGCGAGCCATGCTGCTAGCGGCACTGCGGCGCCTAAAGGCAGCAGGCATGGAGATTGCTAGCCTGAATGTGGATGAACAGAATTCCAATCAGGCTCAGCAGCTATATCACTCTGTGGGGTTTCGTCCGCATCACACCACGCTGCATTACAGCAAATGTCTGTAGTGCTTAAGCCGCAAAGTTCCACATCACGGGATCAGCATCTAAGTGATCGGTGACGCTGCGGCTAATCCGATCGATTTCTTCCAACTCGTCTGGATTGAGCGTTACTTCTGCGGCGGCGGCATTCTGAACGGCCTGATCAGGATTGCGCGCCCCCACAATTGCACTAGTTTGCGGTTGAGCAATCAGCCAAGCTAGAGATAACTGAGCAAGGGTGCAGTTATGACGATCGGCAATGGGTCGCAATTGATCTAATGCTTTCTGCGCCCGTTGGAAGTGTTCACCCTGGAACAGCTTGTTCTTAGTGCGAATATCACCCTCGGCAAACTTGTGATCTGGGCCAAATTTGCCCGTCAGTAATCCCTGCGCCAGCGAGGAATAGGCGATGATGGAAATATCATTTTCGACACAGTAGGGCATAATGTCCTGCTCTACCTGTCGCCAAAACAAGGAGTAGGGCGGCTGAATACTATCAATTTGTCCATATTGGGCTGCTTCCGCCAGTTGCTCCTTAGAGAAATTGGACACGCCGATCGATCGAATTTTACCTTGCTGCTTTAGGTCGTTTAGGGCCCGCATTGTTTCTTCGATCGGCACAACTTTGTTCTTAAAAGAACCTGCTGGCCAGTGAATTTGATACAGGTCAATGTAATCGGTTTTCAAGCGCTGGAGGGAACCTTCACAGGCATCCATCACCTGTTGATATTCCAGATGATTGGGAAATACCTTTGTAGCATACACCACCCGATCGCGCACCGAGTGTAGCGCTTGCGCCACTAGTTCCTCTGAGTATCCATTGCCATAGATTTCAGCGGTATCAAAGGTGGTTACTCCCGCATCATAGGCCGCCCGCATGGCTTGAATTACTTCTGCATCTTCAATGCCAACCCAGCCCGTTTTACCAGCTTGCCATGTGCCAAAAATAATCGGCGTAATGGTGATTCCAGATTTACCGAGTAATCGTGCCATGATGGATTCCTAAATTCAACTGCCTATAGCAACGTTAGCGCATCCAATCATCACACAGCAGATTCAGCTTCGAGTGCTTTAAGGGGGTGAAACGTCTCCAGAGCGTAAGCCACTACAGTGTTGCCAGATATTGCCAAATTAGGCGTTGCTGAACAGAAGTATGATTCTCGTGCTGGAGCTTCTTCTTGCAGTCCTCACCCTAGCCCTCTCGCAAAGGAAAGGGAACAACAAGCCTGGCTCCCTTCTCCTAATGAGAAAAGTTGGGAATGCGGGCAATTCCTATCTGCGTTCAGCAACGCCCCAAATTAATAGATAAAACAAACGGGTCTACAGGTAGGTTGCTCAATAATAAAGTCCACTTTTGAATCTGAGTTAGAGCGTTGCTCTTTACTCCAATCTATCCGAGCTTGACAATCTCATATCAGTCTCAATGCAAGACACTACTTAATGATTTTTTCGAGGTACTCTAAAAATTTGCAATCCTTTCAACCTACTGGGATAATCGCAGCAGAAAACTCTTAATTTTTTATCAGTCCTCTTGGTCTGCAAGTGTCCCTTGCCCATCTTAGTGTCCCTCTACCGTTTCGTTGATCTAAGTGAATTGTAGCTATGACTGGACAGCCCCCTCCGGACCCTCGTTCTCGTAACCGTGATCTTGGCTTTGATGAGTTAGTTGCTATTTTTGTTTCCCTAGCGGCGATCGGCACCATTTTATTTTGGGGCTTGACCCGTGGAGATGGCATGAGGCTGACTGATTTGGGTGTGTTTGCTGATCCCACCCTTGAATCCGATCGAACACGAATTATTCCAGGAACTCGTCCTGAGAGCGATCGAACTATCATCACAGAAGAGTCTGCCCCGATTCAACCCTCGCCCACTGTGCAGGCTCCAATTCCAGCCACGCCCGTTGCTCCGGCTGTCGTGCCACCCCGATCGGTGACTGATCGTGCTGCCACAGCCCCCCAAACCACCCCAGCCCCTCCCGCAGCAACGGGGCCAATCGTAATTGCGCCACCACCCACTGCCGCTGCTGTACAATTCCCCGATGTGCCCGCCGACTATTGGGCCCGTCCATTCATTGATGATTTAAGCCAACGCAGAATCATTACCGGCTTGGAAGACGGCACCTATCGACCAGAGCAAGCTGTCACCCGTGCGCAATTTGCCACGCTAATTCAGTCAATTTTGCCGCCCGATCGAACCCAAGCCTCGATCGCCTTCAACGATGTTAGTGCTGATTATTGGGCCACGCCCGCCATCAACGCAGCCGTGCAGTCCGGGTTTTTGCGAGGATATCCCGACGGCAGTTTTCAGCCAGATCAACCCGTATCGCGGGTGCAGGTTTTAACATCCCTTGTGAATGGCTTGCAGCTATCTCCAGCCGCCAGCAACGATAACGTGAATCGATATACGGATGCTGACCAAATTCCCGACTGGGCGATTCCCATCGTAGCAACTGCCACGAATGAGGGATTAGTTGTGAACCATCCCGACGTCAATCAATTGAATCCCAATCAGCCCGCCACCCGTGCTGAAATTGCAGCGATCATCTATCAAGCTCTAGAAGCAACTGGGCAAGTACCGCCCATTCAATCCCAGTTTGTAGTGCAACCTTAACTAACCGAGGCATGGGAAATGGGGCATCAGTTGTCATATCAGTCATCATAGAGGCGGGGATTTTCTCAATCATCCCCGCTTCCCCATTCCCACTTCCCGCTTTCCCACTCTATATGTCCTTCTCAAGTTTTTTGCTAGGGCGGCCATCGATCGCCGCGGGTTGTTCATTCAGTAGATGAATTCCTTCCATCATCACTAATCCATCTCACAGTTGGTTGAACAGTTTAAAGACAACTGTCTGACAGCGGTGAAGGAATCCTGCATCGCCCTCATCCCCAGCCCTGACCCATACTTGGCATCAGAGAGCCGAACCTGCTTCTCTGGTGTCCTCCTCTCTCAGATTGGGGAGCGGTAAAGGCCAGAGCGGCGCACATCACGTAAGTATAATTACCTTTGAACAAGGGAGAATTCCGATCGCTACAGAAAGACAATGGTGATTGGTAAAGTCAATCACATCACGTCACAGAAACGTTGAGAAATGTCTGCGGCAGAATGTATCTAATGAGACGACAGCCACGAATCAAGCATGAGCATATTTAACTTCACGGTTGATCGAACGGTTGATCAATCAGCTGATCAAACTGCCACTTGCCCTCTGCACGAAGCGATCGAACCATCACAACCCCCATCTCGGTTTAGACACCGTTGGATTCAGCTTTTCTCGGTTTGTTGTGCGATTGGGGTGGGGCTGTTGCCACTGATGAAGCCTAAACCTGTTCTCAGCGCTGAACAAGTTTCAGTCACCTACGGTCCATTCGAGTTCCCTCTATCGATCGAATCGCTAGAAACATTTGCAGAAACCGGAGAAATCACTGGAGGAATGCGGTTCTATGCACGCTTCCTCGACGATGTTGCTCTAGCAGAATTTCAGCAGTTTTTACAGCGACGGTTTGAGGTGAATCCGTTTGTGCTCTCGCAGCTTACCTATTCTCCATTAGGTGAAGATGTCGTGCGGCGCTTGGGGGATGTTATCCGCACTGATGCCAATCTCAATGGATTTTATGCGCTGCGATCGGCGATGATTTTGGCAGCCAACGATCCAGAGGGGCTGTCGGTGTTGGGGGTGCTGCGACAATATCCGTCCTACCGCATCCGCATTAGTGCTCAACAGCTTTTTCAATTACGGCGAGAGCTAACCAAGCAAATTGAATATCGGGATGCGGCCATTGCGGCTATTGAGGAAGTTGCAACTCTGGAAGCGGCGAATCGTTCGGCGATCGATCTTCCAGCATTGCCTGTTCCAGGAGAACCCGGCCCGTATGCTGTGACCATGCAATCACTCATCCTAAATCGCGATCGACAAACATTGTTGGGTGAAACGATCGAACGGCGATTCCGGGTGTTGGTCTACTTGCCCAATGGATTGACAGAACCCGCCCCTGTGGTTGTGATTTCCCACGGACTGGGTTCTACTCCCGAAGCGTTTGCTTATTTGGGGGAACATTTAGCCACGCATGGATTTGTGACAGTATTGCCGCAGCACATTGGTAGTGACGAGAGCCGCCGAGAGGGCGCATTAACCGGAGTTTTCAGTAGCGTTGTTACCCCAGTGGAATTTGTCGATCGGCCCTTTGACATCAGCTATACCCTGGATGAACTAGAGCGTTTGAATGAAACAGATGCTCGGTTTCAAGGTCGCATGAACCTGGAACAAGTAGGCGTGATTGGCCATTCTTTTGGCGGCTACACAGCCCTGGCACTAGCAGGGGCCAATCTCAAGACTCAAGCCTATTTACGGCAACAGTGCGAAACCCTCAGCGCTCGCCTTGATGCATCGTTTGTGCTGCAATGTACGGCTGCTTCGTTGCCGCCCTTCACCTTTGCACTGCAAGATGAGCGCATCAAAGCGACGATCGCTGTCAGTCCGCTCACTAGTCTCGTATTTGGACCAGAGGGAATGGGGCAAATTCAGACTCCCACCATGATTGTAGCGGGCAGCAATGATTTCATCGCCTCGGCGGTTCAAGAACAGATTCACCCGTTCCTATGGCTCGATATGTCCGAGAAATACCTAGCAGTGATGGTTCCGAGTAGTCATACGTTTGTCGATCGCACGCCGCCCGGCAGTAATCCGACCTTGGATGCGATTAGCACATTGTTGTCGGGTCCAGCGCCAGAGTTGGGGCAAGCCTATGTGCGCGAACTCAGTACAGCGTTTATGCAAACGTACTTAGGAAATCAGCCAGAGTATGAAGCGTTTCTCACCGCTGCCTATGCTCGGTCAATTGAACAAGAGCCGCTACAGCTAGAACTGATTCGATCGTTAACGCCTGAACAGCTAGAGCAAGCGTTTGGCGGGCCACCACCGATTCCCTTTTTCCCGGATATGGCCACCGCAGGCGCAAGCCCCGATCGTTCTGATCAATCAGGAGCGACTTTACAAACCATTGCTGAAACCGGAGTACTCCGCGCTGCGATTCGAGTAGACAGTCCCCCTTTCGGTTTTGTAGATGCCAACGATCAGATCCGTGGATATTGCGTCACCCTTTTAACTGGGTTAACCGATCGCTTGCAGCAGCAATTGGGCACCCCGGTGCGCCTGGACATTAGTACCGAATCCACTCGCGAAAACCGCTTTGCAATCGTTCAAGATGGCACCGTACAGATCGAATGCGGCCCGAATCGGTTGCGACCCGATCTAGAAGATGTCCGGTTTTCTACGCCCTTTTTCCTAACTGGCACTCAGTTTTTAGTGCGCACCACAGAAACCGAGCAGATCAACCCACTCAGCAACTTAGCCAATGTGCGCGTGGGGGTAGTAGACGAAACCACCGCTGCTTTTGTGCGACAACGCTACCCTCGTGCCACCCTTGTGCCGTTTGCTGAAAATAGTACCATTACTACAGGCGTGCAGGCCTTGGTCGATGGGACAATTGACGCCATGGCCGCTGACGGCATTCTACTGTTAAATGCTGCCGATCGAGCCAACCTATCTACCAACGACTATACACTATTGCCCAGAGGCCCCCTCACTTGTGCTCCCTATAGCCTGATCCTGCCAGAGGATGATGCTCAATGGCAGGAAACCGTGGATGATTTTCTGGTAGGACAAGCAGGCAGAGACATTCGCAGACAGCAATTTGCTAACCTAAGCTCCTATTTGTTCTTAACGTTGGACTATTGTGTGGAGTGAGTAGGAACAGTGGATTGGGAAATTGGGCAAACGGCTAAACCACAGATGCACCTTTCGGTTTTCCTTCCTCATCTACTCATTCACCCATCCACGTTCATCCTTTCTTTGCATCCTTCACGCATGACACCGACCGAATCCGTTCAACTTCGATCGTTCGAGCAACAGCTAAATCGCGCTGACCTCACGCGAGTCATGTGGCTACTGTGGGGCTTATCGGCCGGGTTGATTGCCCTTGATGGGTTTGATTTTTTCATTATTGGCGTGGCGCTGCCGTTCATTCAGCGCGATTTTGGCTTAAACGCGACGGAAATTGGGGCAGTGGCGGGGGCCGCAGTGGCAGGAGCACTAGTTGGTTCGCTGACCCTTGGACCAGTCACCGATCGCATTGGGCGACAAATAATGCTGCTGGTGGACATTGCCATTTTCGTTGTGGCGACGACAGGAACAGCGCTGGCTTGGAATGCGGCATCGCTAATTCTATTTCGCTTTTTGGTGGGGGTTGGGATCGGGGCAGACTATCCCATCAGTGTTGCTTACATTACCGAGAATGTGCCTGCACGCTTGCGGGGACGAATGGTAATCGGTGCTTTTACGTTTCAAGCAGTGGGTGCATTGCTGGGGGCCGTGACCGGATTAACGTTGATCTATCTCTTTCAACAATATGATTCCACCACAGATGAACTGGCAATTCACTATGCATGGCGGGCGATGCTGGGAGTGGGGCTATTACTGGCGATCGGCGTTGGCGCATTACGACTGAGCTTTTTGCTAGAAAGTCCTCGCTACTATATCGCTCGTGGCGAATACGACGAAGCCTCGAAGGCGGCTGCCATTCTCTTAGAAGAGCCGATCATCATCACCCCTGACACTGATCCGCCCGATCGCGAACCACAACTGCCCTACCACGCGCTGTTTTCCTCCACCTATCGCCGCGCTACTGCCCTGGCCTCGCTACCTTGGTTTTTGCAAGATATTGCCACCTACGGCATTGGCATTTTTACTCCGGTAATTCTAACTGCGTTGGCTTTTGCCCACGAAGCTGATTTTATGGCGCAGACAATAGCTTCGGCTCAAGGCGCGGCAGTGGTCGATCTGTTTCTAATTGGGGGATTCTTGATAGCGGTATGGTTGGTCGATCGGGTTGGACGCATTCGTTTACAGATTATTGGCTTCGTGGGCATGGCGATCGGGCTATTGATTCTGGCAGTATCCGATCGCTTGGCTTCCGAAACGATATCCACTACAGCACTCGTATTAATTGGCTTTTTGGTGTTTAACTTGACGATGAATGCAGGGCCAAATTCCACCACATTTCTTCTATCGGGTGAAGTATTTCCTACCTCCATTCGTGCTAGTGGGGCTGGGTTTGCCGCTGCGGTGGCCAAAGCCGGGGCCGTAATAGGAACGATGTTATTGCCACCGTTGCAAAAATCTTTGGGCATTTCCACGCTGCTGGTGCTGTTGGCGCTGCTGTGCGGGTTGGCGGCCATTCTCACCCATCTCTTTCGCATTGAAACAGTAGGACGATCGCTAGAATCAGTTGAACCCAAGCCGCAGAATTAAGCACACTCATTGATGGTCGATTTGATGGTCGATTTGATGGTCGATCGTCCGGTTACTCACTGGTTATCTCTGTCTAAATCTTTAGTAAAGCCAAATTAATTAACTTGACGAATGTTTGCGGAATGGTTTTGCTGTTATATGGCCATAGAGTCTAGCCTGCATCTGAATGAGGATCTATATGCCGCCGAGGACTTACTACACACCCGAAAGTTACCTGAGACGGCCATTCAAGCTACTGCGGGAGATGTGGCGAGATTTATTAGCCTCGCGTGAGTTGGCATGGCGGCTGATGGTGCGGGATATCAGCGCTCAATATCGTCAATCGTTTTTGGGATTTACTTGGGCCTTCTTACCTCCCATCCTCATGGCAACTGGCTTTACCTTGGCAGGGCAAGCCGAGGTGTTTAATGTCGGTGCAACCGATATCCCCTATCCCGCCTATGTCATGTTTGGCACGTCGCTGTGGCAAACCTTTACAGAATCCATCAATGGTCCAGTTCAAGCCGTCACACAGGCAAAACCGATGCTAGCACGAGTTAACTTCCCGCGCGAGGCGATTATTCTAGCGAAGGTGGGTGAGGTGCTGTTCAACTTTGCCATCAAGCTCATTCTCATCATTGGACTATTTGTTTACTTTCAAATTTCAGTTAAATGGACAGTCATTCTGACTCCTGTACCCTTGATTCACTTGATTTTACTAGGAACGTTAGTTGGCACGTTGCTTTCTCCATTAGGAGCGCTGTACCAAGATGTCTCGAAAGGTTTAACGTCACTGTTAGGCTTGTGGCTATTTATTACTCCAGTCGTCTATCCGGTTCCCTCTGAAGGATTGTTCGGAATGTTGGTAAGGTTAAATCCGGTGACACCGCTACTCGTCATGATTCGTGAATTAGCAACATCGGACGTGCTAACCCAAGCTCAAGCGTTTTGGATTGTTAGTATCTTGACGTGGCTTGGCATTTTTCTCACTTGGATTACCTTCCGCATTGCTATGCCGTATGTCATCGAGAGAGTTAGTTCATGACTACTATCCACACAAGAATTCAAGACGCTGTTATCCCGGATGATGACGATGTAGTGCTTGCAGTCGATCGAGTCTCGAAGAAATTTTGTCGCGATTTGCATCGATCGCTCCTCTATGGCGTGCAAGACATTACCAGCGATTTGCTAGGCGGAAGACGCCATACTGAAAAATTGCGATCGGGCGAATTTTGGGCACTAAACAACGTCAGCTTTCAACTGCGACGGGGCGAGGCTTTGGGGTTGGTGGGGGCGAATGGAGCCGGGAAAAGTACGCTATTGCGCATCATCAGTGGTCTAATTAAACCAGACACTGGCTCGGTGATGGTTGAGGGCAGAGTTGCCCCATTGATTGCGCTGGGAGCCGGGTTTAACCCAATTCTCACTGGACGCGAAAATATTTACGCTAATATGTCCATCCTGGGATTATCAACTCGCGAAATTAAACGGCGATTTGATGATGTGGTTGATTTTGCTGAAATTTGGGACGCGATCGACGCTCCGGTACAAAGCTATAGTTCTGGCATGGCTGCGCGGTTGGGGTTTGCCTGTGCGGTACATATTGAGCCGGACGTACTGCTAATTGACGAGGTGTTGTCGGTGGGGGATGTGAAGTTCAAGGTCAAGTGCCATCAGCGCCTAGGGCAACTACGGGAGAATGGAACCGCCTTTGTCTTGGTTTCTCATAACCCACACAGTGTCTTGAATGTATGTAATACATCAGTTTATCTTGCCAAGGGTAGGTTGCTAGCGGCTGGTGAGACCGAATCCATTATTCGCCAATATGAAGAAGATTTGTGCCTAAGTGGAACTGAAATGGCAACAGGGCGGTTGGTCTTGCCTGCAAAACCTCCTGGCGAAAGCACCGGAGTAGACATTACGGCACTGTGCTTTAAGGATGAACAGGGTGATTTGTTAACGGCTCCTGCTACAGGTGAGCCGGCTTTCTTGTCCATTGAATGTAACGTCTGTGAACCTGTTGAAGCGGCGAATGTGAGCTGTCAAATTACGGCCCTGGCAGGTGAGTACGATAAGGTACTGTATCTCACCACAGCCAGCGACAACGAGTTCATTCATTTGCCATCTGGTCACGTTGAGATTCAAATGCAGATGCCCTATTTGGGTCTTAAACCAGGTGTCTATAGCGCAAAAATTTCAGTTCGCCAGGGTGTACGCTCCTTTGATATTGTCAAGTCATTTCGATTCACTGTAAAGGCTAGTAAAAACGTAAGTCGCTGTCTATTCTATCAACCTCGATCGTGGAAAACGATTCATCATTCTGCATCATTTAAATCTCACTGAGATTGTTCTCAAACGCGATAAAGCCATTACCACTGGTTGTATGTTCTATTGTATTCATCCGTTATGAACTCTCCTACTCTCAGTGTCATTATTCCTACTCATAATCGCCCCCATTTGCTTCCTTTGGCAGTTCAAAGTGCGCTTGACCAAACCTTTGAAGACTTGGAGGTGATTGTGGTGGATGATGCATCCACGGAACTCGCCGTGTTGCCGAATGATCCGCGTCTACGGGTGATTCGCCTTTCAATGTCTCGTGGAGGAGCAGGTGCGCGCAATGTTGGCACTGAAGCTGCTCAAGGACGGTGGATCACCTATTTGGATGATGACGATCGCCTACTACCTCATATGGTTGCTACATCGTTGGCAGCGCTCGATCAAGCAACTCTGCCACCACCCGTTGCAGTAATCTCTGGTATTGAGGTCATTAACGCTCAGGGACAACCTCTACATCAGCGGTTTCCACCACCCATCCGTCCTCGTGGTTGCTACTTTGCGTTGGAAGAGTTGGAAGCTGGTAAATCTTACAATACCAAGCAAACACTGGTCGTTGAGCGGGAGGTCATTCTCCAGATGGGAGGATGGGATGAAACATTTCGTTCACGTGTACATTCTGAATTGTTTCTCCGATTAAATCCAGTTTGCTCGATCGTTGGTGTACCTGTTATTACCTATCAACTCTATAAACATGGAGAAATCCAAGTTTCTAGAAATCCTGCGTTGCGTCAGCACAGCTTTGAACAACTGATCCAAAAGCATCGAGCAGCGTTTGAGGCTCATCCTAAAATGTTTGCGAAATTTGTCTACGATCACGCTCAAACCTCTTACGAACAAGGTCAAATCAAGGCAGCGATCGTCAATTGGTTAAGAGCAATGAAGCTTTCGCCGCAGTATACTTTCAGCCAAATGATTCAACCATTCCGCAAAAGATTGCATCGTTAAATTTCCAAAGCTGTTTTAATCGATATCTACTAACGAGGTCTCAGTCGTGTGTGGCCATTGGGTAGCACCAACAACGTCTAGACAGACAAGTGGAAATACTGGCAACCTCAAGATTTTGAAGGTAGATCGTGGGTGTCCAACAGCGGCTGGCCGATTCGGTTTACTGATGTTGGAGCATGATTGATCCGCCGGATGTCAGCAAATGGATCATTGGCGGAGGCAATTACGGTTTAGCATAATCCTTATGAGCCAACGCTGAGCCACCCTTTCGCTTTTATGAATGATCCGATGCCCCCTTCTAAACCTGGACACGTCAATGTGCAAGCTGAACTGGCTAAAGAGCGCAATCGGGCGGCAGCCGAGCGTACCCTGATGGCATGGATTCGGACTTGTTTGGCTTTGATCAGTTTTGGGTTTGGTATCGATAGCATCGTCAGTGCCATTCGCAGTTTGCAGTTTGCCAATGAGATCAATCCGATTCGCTTTTCCCGGATTCTGGGCTTAGCCTTCATCGCCTTGGGAATCTATGCCATGATAATGGCCACGATCGAGCATCGCCAAGAATTGCGCCGAATTCAGCGTGAAGAGTATCGCTATACTCCCCGTCGTTCTTTGGGATTAACCGTTGCCCTTGCGCTGGTTGGCATTGGAATTTATGCGTTCGTTGGCATTTTAGTGCGGGCGTTCATCTAGAAGAAGGAGGGATGAGCAATGAGGGATGAATTTCGATCCTTACCAGAACCACCGACTGGCGCGACCAACGAACTGGCTAAAGAGCGGAACCGGGCAGCGGCTGAGCGTACACTCATGAGTTGGGTTCAGAATTGCTTGTCATTGATTGGTTTTGGCATTGCCTTCGATCGGATTTTCAATGCAATCGATCAAACATTTCCCAACAACGATCGGATTTTGAACACGACCCTCACTGCTCTGATCGGTTTAAGTGCGATCGCAGCAGGCGTCATTTTGTTGATACTAGCCATCATCAGTTACCTTCAGCAAATTCAAGGGCTAGGTCAGGCAAACTTTCCCTATCAAACGCCCCATTCTCGTTCGTTATTAACCCTGATTGCTACCTCAATCATGTTATTTGGAACCATTGCGATTGTGGCGATTTTGATTAGGCTTGCCACACAGTAGGACACTGAGTAGCCAGATGTATTCCATTGTGTTTCGGGTGATAGGAATAGCGATCGCTAGTGCATTTAGACGCTAACCGAGTAGACCAACGCCCGCCAAGCAAACTTCGGTAAAGCTAACATGCGTCGCCACCGCCATGGTTCTTGATACAGACGATAGGCCCACTCGAGATGATTGTTGCGTAACCAGCCCGGGGCGCGAGTT
This genomic interval carries:
- a CDS encoding ABC transporter ATP-binding protein, which translates into the protein MTTIHTRIQDAVIPDDDDVVLAVDRVSKKFCRDLHRSLLYGVQDITSDLLGGRRHTEKLRSGEFWALNNVSFQLRRGEALGLVGANGAGKSTLLRIISGLIKPDTGSVMVEGRVAPLIALGAGFNPILTGRENIYANMSILGLSTREIKRRFDDVVDFAEIWDAIDAPVQSYSSGMAARLGFACAVHIEPDVLLIDEVLSVGDVKFKVKCHQRLGQLRENGTAFVLVSHNPHSVLNVCNTSVYLAKGRLLAAGETESIIRQYEEDLCLSGTEMATGRLVLPAKPPGESTGVDITALCFKDEQGDLLTAPATGEPAFLSIECNVCEPVEAANVSCQITALAGEYDKVLYLTTASDNEFIHLPSGHVEIQMQMPYLGLKPGVYSAKISVRQGVRSFDIVKSFRFTVKASKNVSRCLFYQPRSWKTIHHSASFKSH
- a CDS encoding glycosyltransferase family 2 protein: MNSPTLSVIIPTHNRPHLLPLAVQSALDQTFEDLEVIVVDDASTELAVLPNDPRLRVIRLSMSRGGAGARNVGTEAAQGRWITYLDDDDRLLPHMVATSLAALDQATLPPPVAVISGIEVINAQGQPLHQRFPPPIRPRGCYFALEELEAGKSYNTKQTLVVEREVILQMGGWDETFRSRVHSELFLRLNPVCSIVGVPVITYQLYKHGEIQVSRNPALRQHSFEQLIQKHRAAFEAHPKMFAKFVYDHAQTSYEQGQIKAAIVNWLRAMKLSPQYTFSQMIQPFRKRLHR
- a CDS encoding YidH family protein — its product is MNDPMPPSKPGHVNVQAELAKERNRAAAERTLMAWIRTCLALISFGFGIDSIVSAIRSLQFANEINPIRFSRILGLAFIALGIYAMIMATIEHRQELRRIQREEYRYTPRRSLGLTVALALVGIGIYAFVGILVRAFI
- a CDS encoding YidH family protein, translated to MRDEFRSLPEPPTGATNELAKERNRAAAERTLMSWVQNCLSLIGFGIAFDRIFNAIDQTFPNNDRILNTTLTALIGLSAIAAGVILLILAIISYLQQIQGLGQANFPYQTPHSRSLLTLIATSIMLFGTIAIVAILIRLATQ